From Enoplosus armatus isolate fEnoArm2 chromosome 23, fEnoArm2.hap1, whole genome shotgun sequence, a single genomic window includes:
- the arhgef11 gene encoding rho guanine nucleotide exchange factor 11: MSLRQPTSTLDSPFAAWLSSLTIGDSERKSSATQQREPTSDFPAESTGPGLVQRCVVVQKDQLGFGFTVCGERVKLVQNVRPGGAAVKAGVQEGDRIIKVNGSLVSSMSHQEVVKLIKSGTYVALTLQGPPPSAASLPLEPLLTDLTPNQRTSLGGEAPPTPPPPLPSGLSSTPSQRITGPKPLQDPEVQKHATQILRKMLEQEEAELQDLLEEQLRNPTPSLEERIERAKRRAHQVRVKIQQDLDGTRSDSATSYVIAGEGRLSIDSSEGDMEAFESPHSSPSSSFRTPKHRRQNSDTHTLSDSGGKTQIIGPEEEDEEDDGYAFNEMDGPFQDIEMLKSRPAHMAVFMRYVFTQLLDPNPLLFYLSVEAYLGSSPKDARALAPQICSHFLDPDAPLKIKVREEYLTDIESRLHAQEDIRGPLSELQQQVLPDIQDQIQDYRNKQMMGLGSLFGEGDLQQLDGDPLKERQVVDRQVTALWEILSKHEEDRSSPLASAVLLYLRHSGIKLRDSKVFPGLSTEKEKWLPFLKTKKLSGIKKEKDGEDKKRNPILKYIGKPRTTSQSTFHVPLSPTEVRPGSVRNIIQQFENHTETPEEGGDAADPQRLSSSSLGEDSMDSPTISVRLARSESLKAQGEGRRRGVVSGTESVPRSRSDVDMEDCGEEREGPGLRPLQHSTSSSASSSSARSLENPTPPYTPRSRRRSVDSPLALLPDAAALEEEVSDGQNWQDTVPPQLLATLSPREVDRQAVIYELFTTEVSHLRTLRVLDQVFFQKMRSVLNSDELACIFPNLPQVYELHASLCESMKKRRETPIVQDIGDVMLARFEGAAGDEFQEQASQLCSQQSQALELIKNKQRKDPRFAHIIQECEASPHCRRLQLKDLLVSEMQRLTKYPLLLDNIMKHTEAGLSDLPSLQRAQACCRGILLAVNEVVRETEHRQRLSQYQRRLDAAPLFKSLDLTTKRMIHEGPLTWKVSKDKQIEIQALLLSDCLVLLQRGPDDRLQLRYPSRWLGGGGGGSGDSKTSFSPLVKLDSLLVRSVATDNKALYVISTTERQIYELVAGTSSEKNTWKDLLEKTMSSAGGSSPLINHGSMPISSPSLRSASPVSTGSNVYTDNSMTEQSDSMETHSSNDDIVLSADTPSDQSDAFICGERKAVGVAEAALQDVETLRHLILRDFEEDGWSHDSDDTPTNETSNERNSFTERQRPESLETVLSFSTNEWEAEPEEVPPPDAEQPSVQVIRKAVVAGPSSSSSVPEDITDDVTLPSNQSSKPRGKATTQGNTFYLVMPTEQGESATDDPNDPPTPTASHFPQLLEEVTSPQTQPEEETPACGLEPNQSEAMQQELEEETGQSQAGHQSHVIKNVDEIFHTIEGLMSKLRQLKEIEKAHHKLLKTLRESSVNQESEDQQCLSATVSRTPSLDRGSGDGKEGSPAEPRIQSTGF, encoded by the exons ATGAGTCTCCGCCAACCCACCTCTACACTGGACAG CCCTTTTGCTGCTTG GCTCAGCAGTCTGACCATCGGGGACTCTGAGCGCAAATCCTCCGCCACCCAGCAGAGGGAGCCGACGAGTGACTTCCCTGCTGAGAGTACGG GTCCTGGTCTTGTCCAGAGATGTGTGGTGGTGCAGAAGGACCAGCTCGGTTTCGGCTTCacagtgtgtggagagagagtcAAGCTTGTGCAGAATGTCCGACCAG GTGGTGCAGCAGTCAAGGCTGGGGTCCAAGAGGGGGACCGAATCATAAAG gTGAACGGCTCGTTGGTGTCCTCCATGTCCCATCAGGAGGTGGTAAAGCTCATCAAAT CTGGAACGTACGTAGCTCTGACACTACAAGGACCGCCCCCTTCAGCCGCCTCTTTGCCCTTAGAGCCCCTCCTCACTGACCTCACACCCAATCAAAGAACGTCTCTGGGTGGGGAGGCTCCACccactccacctccacccttGCCCTCTGGACTGAGTAGCACCCCTTCCCAAAGAATCACCGGACCCAAACCACTACAG gaCCCAGAAGTACAGAAACATGCCACTCAGATACTCAGGAAAATGCTGGAGCAGGAAGAGGCTGaactgcag GACTTGCTGGAGGAGCAGTTGAGGAATCCGACGCCGTCACTGGAGGAGCGGATTGAACGTGCCAAGAGGAGAGCTCACCAAGTCAGAGTCAAGATTCAGCAAGATCTG GACGGAACGCGATCAGACTCTGCCACAAGCTACGTCATCGCAGGAGAAG GTCGACTATCAATAGACTCGAGCGAAGGGGACATGGAG GCCTTTGAGAGTCCCCACTcctccccctcatcctcctTCAGGACCCCCAAACACCGACGGCAGAActccgacacacacaccctgtctgATTCG ggCGGTAAGACCCAGATCATCGGccctgaggaagaggatgaagaagatgacGGCTATGCATTTAATGAG ATGGACGGTCCGTTCCAGGACATTGAGATGTTGAAGTCACGACCGGCGCACATGGCTGTTTTCATGAGATACGTCTTCACCCAGCTCCTGGACCCCAACCCCCTG CTGTTTTACCTGTCGGTGGAGGCCTACCTGGGCTCCAGTCCTAAAGACGCCCGCGCACTTGCACCTCAGATCTGCTCCCATTTCCTGGACCCAGATGCA cccCTGAAAATCAAAGTACGAGAGGAGTATCTCACAGATATAG AAAGTCGACTTCATGCCCAGGAGGACATCAGAGGACCtctgtctgagctgcagcagcaagtgCTGCCGGATATCCAGGACCAGATACAGGACTACAG GAACAAGCAGATGATGGGTCTTGGCTCTCTGTTTGGAGAAGgagacctgcagcagctggatggaGACCCgctgaaagagagacaagtggtggacagacaggtCACTGCCCTCTGGGAAATACT ATCAAAGCACGAAGAGGACAGAAG TTCTCCTCTGGCGTCCGCCGTGCTCCTATACCTGCGTCATTCTGGTATCAAGCTGAGAGACTCCAAGGTCTTCCCTGGTCTGagcacagagaaggagaagtggCTCCCTTTCTTAAAGACGAAAAAG CTGAGTGGTatcaagaaagagaaagatggcgAGGATAAAAAGAGGAATCCCATCCTGAAGTACATCGGCAAACCCCGGACCACGTCCCAGTCCA CATTCCATGTCCCGTTGTCACCCACCGAAG tccGTCCTGGCAGCGTGAGGAACATCATTCAGCAGTTTGAGAATCACACAGAGACACCGGAGGAGGGAGGTGACGCCGCCGACCCCCAGAggctctcctccagcagcctggGAGAAGACAGCATGGACAG cCCTACGATCTCAGTGCGTCTGGCACGTAGCGAGTCGTTGAAGGCTCAGGGAGAAGGGCGTCGGCGGGGCGTTGTCTCAGGAACGGAGTCTGTCCCCCGCTCTCGTAGTGACGTGGACATGGAGGACtgtggggaggagagggaggggccAGGCCTCAGGCCGCTGCAGCACAGCACCTCGTCATCTGCGTCCAGCAGCTCTGCGCG GTCTCTAGAGAACCCTACACCCCCATACACCCCTCGGTCTAGACGAAG GAGTGTGGACTCACCGTTGGCCCTGCTGCCGGACGCTGCGgcgctggaggaggaggtgtcagACGGTCAGAACTGGCAGGACACagttcctcctcagctcctcgcCACGCTCAGTCCGAGGGAGGTGGACAGACAGGCCGTCATCTACG agCTGTTCACCACAGAGGTGTCCCACCTGCGGACCTTGAGGGTCCTGGACCAGGTCTTTTTCCAGAAGATGAGGTCTGTGCTGAACTCTGATGAGCTGGCCTGCATCTTCCCCAATCTGCCCCAGGTCTACGAACtccacg CGAGTCTGTGCGAGTCGATGAAGAAGCGAAGAGAAACTCCCATCGTTCAGGACATTGGGGACGTTATGCTGGCCAGG TTTGAAGGTGCAGCAGGAGACGAGTTTCAGGAACAAGCATCCCAGCTGTGCAGTCAGCAGTCTCAGGCTCTGGAGCTCATCAAGAACAAACAACGAAAAGACCCTCGCTTCGCTCACATCatccag GAGTGTGAAGCGAGTCCTCACTGTCggaggctgcagctgaaagaCCTGCTGGTGTCCGAGATGCAGAGACTCACCAAGTACCCCCTGCTGCTAGACAACAtcatgaaacacacagagg cCGGCTTGTCGGACCTCCCCTCGCTTCAGCGCGCCCAGGCGTGTTGCCGAGGGATACTGCTGGCTGTCAACGAGGTTGTCAGGGAAACAGAACACCGGCAACGCCTCAGCCAGTACCAGCGCAGGCTGGACGCTGCCCCTCTATTCAAG AGTCTGGACCTCACCACTAAGAGAATGATCCATGAAGGTCCTCTCACGTGGAAAGTTAGCAAAGATAAGCAGATAG agATTCAagccctgctgctgtcagactgcCTGGTCCTTCTACAGAGGGGCCCAGACGACCGGCTGCAGCTGAGATATCCATCCCGCTGGCTGggtggaggcggaggaggcAGCGGAGACAGCAAGACCTCCTTCAGCCCTCTGGTGAAGCTGGACTCGCTGCTGGTCCGCTCAGTAGCTACAG ACAACAAAGCCCTCTACGTCATCAGCACCACAGAGAGGCAGATCTATGAGCTGGTGGCTGGGACGTCATCAGAGAAAAACAC CTGGAAAGATTTACTTGAAAAGACCATGTCATCGGCTGGCGGTTCATCACCCCTGATCAATCATGGATCCATGCCTATATC TTCCCCCAGTCTACGCAGTGCATCCCCAGTGTCAACTGGCAGCAATGTCTATACAG ACAACTCCATGACGGAGCAGTCAGATTCCAtggagactcattcctccaaTGACGACATTGTGCTCTCAGCCGACACACCTTCGGACCAATCAGACGCTTTCATCTGTGGTGAAAGAAAAGCAGTCGGTGTGGCAGAGGCGGCTTTACAAGACG TTGAAACACTGAGGCACCTCATATTACGAGATTTCGAAGAGGACGGTTGGAGCCACGATTCAGATGACACGCCCACCAACGAGACGTCCAATGAAAGGAACTCGTTCACCGAAAGACAGCGGCCAGAGTCTCTGGAGACTGTCCTCAGCTTCAGCACCAACGAATGGGAGGCTGAGCCTGAAGAGGTTCCGCCCCCAGACGCAGAGCAACCCAGCGTTCAGGTCATAAGGAAAG CTGTGGTTGCGggtccttcttcttcttcttctgtccctgAAGACatcactgatgatgtcaccctCCCCTCCAACCAATCATCCAAGCCGAGAGGCAAGGCCACTACGCAGG GGAACACTTTCTACTTGGTAATGCCTacagagcagggagagagcGCCACTGATGACCCCAACGACCCCCCTACCCCCACCGCCAGCCACTTCCCCCAGCTTCtggaggaagtgacatcaccaCAGACGCAGCCGGAGGAGGAAACGCCCGCCTGCGGTCTAGAGCC
- the LOC139305931 gene encoding myeloid-associated differentiation marker homolog, producing the protein MPVIVFPTSQLLWVRVAALLFTCVAFSVAAHGASLPHGGMADWCIFCWAFSFACTLLVLLVEQFGLQARAPVSWSNFPITIACYATLLCLSASVIFPLFFLKNQQFYGGIRDYRIVSTVFSCLAAVAYMGEVSLTKARPGEVAGYMATAPGLLKVCQTFVACVIFILVSDPVSYDYHAALKWCMAVYCICFILSMAVVVLCVGECTGCLPIPFSKFLSAYGLLAVIMYLTATILWPVFQFDKQDQRRSQVSSKLIAVAVLTALNFLLYLADLAYTARLVFVSA; encoded by the coding sequence ATGCCAGTGATCGTGTTTCCCACCTCCCAGCTGCTATGGGTGCGTGTTGCTGCCCTGCTGTTCACCTGTGTGGCGTTCAGTGTCGCTGCACATGGAGCCTCACTGCCCCACGGAGGCATGGCTGACTGGTGCATCTTCTGCTGGGCGTTCAGCTTCGCCTGCACCCTGCTGGTCCTGCTGGTGGAGCAGTTCGGCCTCCAGGCCCGAGCCCCAGTGTCCTGGTCCAATTTCCCCATCACTATCGCCTGCTACGCcaccctcctctgcctctctgcctctgtcatcttccctctttttttccttaagAACCAGCAGTTCTATGGCGGGATTCGCGACTATCGCATCGTCTCCACCGTCTTCTCCTGCCTGGCAGCGGTAGCCTACATGGGGGAGGTGAGCCTGACTAAAGCGAGGCCAGGAGAGGTGGCAGGTTACATGGCTACAGCTCCAGGCCTGCTGAAAGTGTGCCAGACCTTTGTGGCCTGTGTTATCTTCATCCTGGTCAGCGACCCTGTGTCATACGACTACCATGCAGCGCTCAAGTGGTGTATGGCCGTGTACTGCATCTGCTTCATCCTCTCCATGGCTGTGGTGGTGCTGTGTGTGGGCGAGTGCACGGGCTGTCTCCCCATCCCCTTCTCCAAGTTCCTGTCAGCTTATGGGCTCCTGGCGGTCATCATGTACTTGACCGCTACCATCCTCTGGCCCGTGTTTCAGTTTGACAAACAGGACCAGCGCAGAAGCCAAGTGTCGTCAAAACTGATCGCTGTGGCGGTGCTCACTGCCCTCAACTTCCTGCTTTACCTCGCTGACCTGGCCTACACTGCCAGActtgtgtttgtcagtgcctga
- the LOC139305780 gene encoding GTPase IMAP family member 7-like: protein MDVSIRRIVVVGKTGAGKSSLANTIFREKLFKMDHSFSSGTSECKAETKSVNGRSLTLIDTPGFFDTDRSEEDLKPEIVRCITECAPGPHAFLIVLKVEKFTEHEQAVIKEINQCFSEEAFKYAAVLFTHGDQLPEGQKIKDFVHQNKFMNELMTKCGSRCHVIDNKYWNEKPKDEYRSNPFQVEELLNTIDKMVMENKGSCYTNETLQVVEEEIKQEEELIRQSSGNMSEEEIREQAKDRVATKLSVRLAGIGTGVLLGALCGDFIFGAVAGGVKGYHAAEGAVTAQEAVEKTVKAIKDGVLSFWDRLFRTDPRSQK from the exons ATGGACG TGTCAATCAGAAGAATTGTTGTTGTGGGAAAAACTGGAGCTGGGAAAAGCAGCCTGGCTAACACCATATTTAGAGAGAAGCTGTTCAAGATGGACCATTCTTTCAGCTCTGGAACAAGTGAATGTAAAGCAGAAACCAAATCTGTCAACGGAAGAAGCCTCACTTTGATCGACACTCCTGGTTTCTTCGACACAGACAGGTCTGAGGAGGACCTGAAGCCTGAGATAGTGAGGTGCATCACAGAGTGTGCTCCTGGGCCTCATGCTTTTCTCATTGTGCTTAAAGTGGAGAAATTCACAGAACACGAGCAGGCTGTCATCAAAGAAATAAACCAATGCTTTTCTGAAGAAGCTTTCAAATATGCAGCAGTTCTCTTCACTCATGGCGACCAGCTCCCTGAAGGACAGAAAATTAAGGATTTTGTCCACCAGAATAAGTTCATGAATGAGCTGATGACGAAGTGTGGCAGCCGCTGTCACGTCATTGATAATAAATACTGGAACGAAAAGCCAAAGGATGAATACAGGAGCAACCCGTTCCAGGTGGAGGAGCTACTTAACACAATAGACAAGATGGTGATGGAAAACAAAGGAAGCTGCTACACCAATGAGACGCTACAAGTagtggaggaggaaataaaacaagaggAGGAGCTCATTAGACAGTCATCAGGAAACATGTCAGAGGAAGAGATCAGAGAGCAGGCTAAGGACAGAGTAGCCACAAAGCTTTCGGTCAGATTAGCAGGTATTGGAACAGGTGTATTGTTAGGAGCTTTGTgtggtgattttatttttggggCAGTTGCAGGAGGTGTGAAAGGATATCATGCAGCTGAGGGAGCAGTCACAGCACAGGAAGCAGTAGAGAAGACAGTAAAGGCTATCAAGGATGGAGTCCTGTCTTTCTGGGATAGGCTTTTTAGGACAGACCCTCGCAGCCAAAAGTAA